AAAGAAAGGCGTTCTCTTCTTAAAATGCAGTCGATATAGACTTATATAGAGCTATCTTTTTTCAAACTATTGCCACAACGAAAGATAATTCTATTTATTAGGCATTAGGTTATTTTGGGTTAATGAGGTGTTACTAGTAGGTGATACTATAACCGTGTATCCAAGAGCTCATATCTCAGCACATGAGTGATATTAATGTTGATAGTATGAATCATTAGATTTATGGTTAAAGTAGTACATTAGGATAACCTGAATTCAGCCGTTATTTTGCATGAAAACCGATCGTTCCAACAAATTAAATCTCACAATTcgaaacatttatttaatattattaaataattttgtaatGGTAGTACATTTGGGACGAAGGACGCTGCTTTCATTCTCATATATTTCTGTAGGTACAATTGCAATGTCTTTGTGGTGGATGCATGCCAGGATTCATCTTTACAGCTGCAGTAGCTGACAAAATGAAGTTGACTcaccaaaaacaaaaattcatcTCCAATTTGCTTGCAAGCAATCTGTTCTATAGGAGTACCGATAAAAGAAATTTGAAGCACTCAATTCAGCAGAACTATTGAATTAATTACTCATTACCATAAACTGCAGAGGAAAAAAATTGCAGGACATATTACCATCATCGTATGTTCTGATGTTAAAATCGATGTCAAAAATAGAAAGTGTGCTAACAACATAATTTGGCCTATTCAACTGTAATATTGGGTAAATGTACATACTTTCGCGTCATACGCTCGAGACAAGATGGCAATTTTCGAACGTTAAAACTGTGTGGAACACAGGGAAAAAACTATCGAGAGCCCGAAGAATCGAAAGTGACGAGGCTAGAAATCATTAGCTGTACCTACAAAAGTGTTTCTACTTCGGTTAAGGATAAACTTCCATTCAGGAGCATGACAGATCATGACAGTTCGGAATCCGATACGTGACCGGATGTCCTCCTTGTTCTAGGACTCATGGTCATCAACTGACTTTCAGAATTCAAACGCAAACTAATACTGCGTCCCCTTGGTGTTATTGGTGGAGGTCTCACCGACCTTCCCCTAGGCGTCCCTGTTAAAACGGTTCATAAAAATTTTCGCTAACCGATGAGAGTAAAAAAATGTAACGTGAGAATTTCGTGAATGGATAACCTGGTTGTTTGTTGGTCTTGACTTCTAATGTTTTTTTTGATAATGAAAGCTTCCGGATCATAATTTCAGGAGAAGGCAAGGATCTTCTTTCGGTTGGCGAAGTGAAAGGGTCCTCCACTGTTATGTTCTCATCTCCATATGCTGAAGTTTCTTCACTGCCTGATTCAGAGTTATCTCTGTGAGTTGCACAGATTCTCTCCCTCTCCGTGACTCTGTATACAAACATTTGGAATGGGATTTGGGATACAGACAGAAAATTTGAATACCCCATATAAGGAAAGCTTTTTACAATCCCTGCCTCGATGTCGACAAAGTCCACTGGGGGCATTGGCAGGTCTGTTTGGCTGAGTTCAGGAGTCATGGACAAGAAACGCTTGATATAGCGAAGAATTCGACAGATAGATGAGAAACTAGGCCGTTGACTCGGATCCGCGTGCCAGCACTTCTTTGTTAAGTTTGTGATGTATTTCGGAGAATGAAACGGGAATAACGGCCTCTCTCCTGCCCTTATGTTGCGGCTCATTTTATCTCCTTGAAGATGGGCATCTTCGAAAGGGACTTTACCAGTTACAATCTCAAAACATATCATCCCAAAactgtaaacatcacacttCTCTGTGTACTTAAAGGTTCCTCCATCCCCAAAAAATCCCTGCTCAGATAGCACTTCTGGAGCGTACCAGATGACTGGAGGTTGTACATTTTGATTTGTGGAGGTCTTCTTCTGGTTGAGACTAATAGAAGCCGATAGGCCAAAACCCGATACTTTGGCATGTAAGTATCCATCCGAGTTACCATTTCTTGCTTTTACAAGTATGCTGGCAAGGTTCAACTCTCCATGGTAGATTTTCTTTGAGTGGAGATATTCCATCCCTCTCGCTATTTGCAGCATTAGATCAACTGCAACCGGAAGAGAAAAAGGTATTCGTTTTCTTGCCCCACATATTTCCTTGATATAACTTGAAAGGTCTCTATTCATGAGTTCCATAACCAAGAAACACTCTTTCTTTTCCTCATCTGCGAAGCTGCAGATAACATGCATTATGTTCGGATGAGAAAGGCTTAATTCCTTTGAAATATCAGGAATTAATGGTTCGATATCCCCAAAGAAGTGCCTTAAAGCAAAGCTTTCACCGAGCCATTGAATCTCTTTATATTGGCTTCCACTCCCCGACCGCCTCCGCACCTGGTAATCTTTGGAGTTCACTAAAGTAGAGGAAGGTAATAGTTTATCCTCTGTCGTTTCTGAAGCAGTCAAGTTTGTCAAAAGAAGATCTGCTAGACGGTTATCCCTCTTCGAAGTTAAAGAACCAGatcttttcttttcttgaatCATCTTTAGCAGTAACCATCTATCTTCGTTCCAAACCGAATCCAAATGAGTACTAAAATCTTGAGAAACCAAGTACTTATTTCCAAATTTCCACTCAAAAATTCTGGGGTCTTTCCAATCTTTCTGATACTTGAGAGAATAAACGGCCTTTTTTTTCTGTATCTCATCTTGATCCCAACCCGATATCTCCCCAGCCATTTCGATTGCTTCAATGACCACCGGAATGCAACTGAGCAAGTTGTGTATATGAAACTCAACACAGTCGGCATTCTGATAAAGATAAATGGCTTTAGCCCACCAATCCTTCGGTTCCAAGCACTGCCTGATGTAAAATTCTCCTTCTTTGAATGCTCTAAGCAGATCCCTTAATGGATTTTCAATGATTTTCCATTTTGTGCCCTTCTCTTCGAATCTCAGGTTCTGTTTCATTTCCTCTGCAATTGTGTTATATCCTGAATTgaacatatcaaccaataaacAGCATTGCCTCTGGTTAAATATGTTGTTTTTGAATACCATCAGAGCATTTAAACTTCCCACGGCCTCTCCAATCTGCCTGAATTGCTCCATTCTTGATATTACACACAGATCCAAAGATAGAATATTTGACAATGAATTTGGATTAGTTACACGTTGATGCCAAAAGTGAATTTTGGAAATGGATCTATATGCCTGTCAACCAGCAATCTGATAATCAGGAAGCCGAACAACCTATTCGATCATTGAGATGAAACTGGGCTTCTTGGCGCTCATTTTGAATAAATTGTATTATTCAGTGCATCAAAGGATTCTAAAGGTTCAATATGTGATCTTGGTTGAATCTACAATCCGGAGAAATGAAAGAAATGCAACAAGATTCGAGATTTTCAATGCATGTGTCCCCAAAAAGAATACATGGCAGATTTTAAGGATTGGTTTGATGGAGGCTCGGTGTGTCATTTAATTTGCAAGTTTCGACCATTTAATTTAATACTAGTTTTTCTACAAGACTAACAGAAATGGGAGAGAGATTTCGTTTCAGAATCGAACCACTTCATTGGATAATGTCTCAATATCGTTGAATATTAATTTTGGACCATTAATTTCTGCAAGTTCAATGCCATTttctttattaaaaatttattttttaaaacaaacctATGCGAAACAGGGGAAAAAATTTACgtgcaaatattttatttactatgttttatgttttgtgCCACAAATACTAGCTTCAACTTTCACATCAACTGTGATTCCTATTTCAACTACATAACCGAGAATTGTCCCTAATCAGATAACCGAAAAGTCCTCGTCAAATTCGATGTTCAAGCGAACGATTTATCGtacagtttgcagaacacggtGAAGGTGGACATCTGGAGATGCAGCCGTAGCGGGTACGTTGTCTCTTCGATTCTTGACAAGCTCTCAGGTCAGGTGTAACTCACCTCTGAATCACAGCTCAAAGTTTGAATCTTGATCCATTGCAGCAGTGTTTGGGTGAAAATATTTAGATGGTTGCATTTACGATTTTTGGAGCAAAAGGTTGTTGATTTATCGGTTTTTGGCATGGAATATTGTTAAGATTATCACAGAGCAGAGAGGGTTATAAAATGGCAACGCCACTGTACCGTCTCTTGTTAAAGTCTTTAAGGCACTTCATAGATAATAGCTGTTATTATGTGCTTTAATTAATTCACTTgaatttaacatcaaaattcTAGTTTTGATGGTGCCCTTTTACATCTATTTTCTTGGTTTCGATTGCATATGATGCTTTAATTCAACATCTATAGAGATAAATACGAACCATTTGAAGCTTCATCCTGGTTGAGTTTCCATTTTTTTTCCAGACAACTGTGTCGTCTTGTGTTAAGAAAGATGATCAATTTGGTTAAATTGAAGTTACAAGTTAGAATCAGAAACTCTTCGCAAAAAAGTAAATTTAGTAGATGACTAGTCTAGTAGGAGGCAGCATTTAATAGGCTATTTTTTTGCTTTAGGTTTTTGTTTGTTGTAGAGAAGAAGTTTTATCAAATTGTATCGTTGCAAGTTACTTTGCTATCATTGTTCTCCTTCAAAAAGAATCATGTGGAAACACCAGCCTGTACAGAAAGACAAGCAAATAGAAGGCCCAATATTACCCCATGGCAGTTATGAAATGAGTGAGTCACAAAAAGCTTCTCCACTGCCTCGCGTCTATGTCAAAACAAGAGAATAGCTAAGATTGGGGGCATCATTCAACTCAATATACGAGCGCTTTTATTAAAGATGATCATCATAAGTCAACCAACAATTAGCATACCCTGATATCTAATAGGTCAATTTACCAGATATACACGAACATCAATATGCGGCAGGTGCAAAACCAAAAAGATCCCAGAAGCACCTGATTCATAGCCGTACCATGTGCCAGTAAAGTGAGAAACAAATATCCATCCACCGCAAATTAGAAAGCTTTCTCCTTCGAAAACAGCCTAACATAGCAAGTGTAAATATTTCCTGATCGTAGAATTTCTATAGTTCAGCACCCTCGGTCTTGGCCTCACCAGCAATGACTGCTATTCACACATGCCTTGCATTCTCCGAATTTATCTGGATAATGCTTGCTTTAAGGAGAAAAGGACAATTTATAGAGTACGTTTACACTTCAGATACAAAATCATTTAGCTTGAAAACATACTGGAACATTAAACAAGCTTTTTAGTGTGCCTGTCTGCACAAAAGTTGAAGTAGTTATTATTTGGGTATAACAGTTGAAGAATATTTTTGAACTTTCAAAGAAAAGTTGCTAAAATATACATTTTGTGGCTCCATAATTTCGGTTTTCTTTAGCGCTTTCAAAAGTTGAAATAACTGAATTAGCATCAATATGAAATGCAAAGGCGTATTTTGAATTTGGCTTCGTACTTCTTATGACcgttaattaaaaattcattttgtgCTGCTACGATAATAGTCTATGATGAGTAGCATATTCCttttttttcaagatttgtTGCAAATAGATCAGCATGGCTCGGATTGCCTCAGATAGTATTTCAAGTAAGTTTGAGAAATGATCATCGTGGCTACATTTTTTTGATGGATACAATATCTCAACTTTTTCTGTAGTTTTGAATAGGAGCTCCACTGTTCTGTTAGTCTCGTGGTTCACGATATGTGTTTTGATTGTTGGGTGACATTttcgagaaaaaaatattttgattagtaTGAAACGGAACTTTCCTTAAAACTAGAATTTGCCTGAGGGGTTGATATGATTGGAAGATTGAAGCATCATTGGACTTGCTTTATATGGTCGGTGCCTGGTTTTTCTATGTCAAACCTGTTTCTTCCCCTTTCTTACTGTCGATTACATTTACTGCTCACTTTTTTTGCTATTCACCTCCTAAATATTTCATGTTTGAAAGAAAAGGTACAGAATAAAAGCAAAATGTTATACTTCTTTCTCTTCAACTGTTATATTCAACATCCATGGCTATGTTGCTGGCTATGGTGACATAATCTTGCTTCTTGTCCATTTATCTTCGGACTCCTACTTTTCATGCTGTCCTAGGCTAGGATCTTGTTATAGCTAGTCCTTGGCTTTTTTATGGGACTTAAGTAGTGTCGACCTTGTACATTTCATCTGTTTTTGGTAATTATTATATACATAATGTCTGTGCATATGTAGTTTGCCCACGACAGCAAAAGCAGTCCTGGAAAGTACTGTCGTGGAGCGAAGACCAGACCATCTTCCTTGTAAGCAATTTTGTAAGTTGTAAGAGCTATTGATTTGTGTTTTTGAGAAAATGTGAGTGGCTAGAATTCATGAACGTGATGTGTAGGAACTGGAAACTAAAACTTAAGAATCCCACATAAATTCTGACGAAAATTTGTTCGAGCATTCATATTTTGGCGAAAAACAAACACATAGAGAAGGAGAGAGATAATACGTGGATGAGTAACACTGATTATAAACTTTGGTGCGGCAAAATTCAAGTCCGAGTCAAAGGGCTGCTACTATTGCCAGAATACGATGTGTTTCTGCCAGAGCTAAATCTTGGCTTCTTTTTTTGGGGTCAAGATAGCTAATTCTTTCATTTGAATTAACTTTTTGTTACaattagattttaaatttgggaatttcGATATCATTGATAACTTACTCCTGTTGAAGTCAAGGATACGGGCACTCGGGCTTTTGCTTTGGTATTTTTTTAAgctggataatattttaaaagagtAAAATCTTCccaaatgaaatttgaaataggAAGTTGAAAAATGGAAACTATGACAaaaatgaattttgaaattgTGGTAAAAAGGTAG
This window of the Primulina huaijiensis isolate GDHJ02 chromosome 3, ASM1229523v2, whole genome shotgun sequence genome carries:
- the LOC140972712 gene encoding uncharacterized protein produces the protein MEQFRQIGEAVGSLNALMVFKNNIFNQRQCCLLVDMFNSGYNTIAEEMKQNLRFEEKGTKWKIIENPLRDLLRAFKEGEFYIRQCLEPKDWWAKAIYLYQNADCVEFHIHNLLSCIPVVIEAIEMAGEISGWDQDEIQKKKAVYSLKYQKDWKDPRIFEWKFGNKYLVSQDFSTHLDSVWNEDRWLLLKMIQEKKRSGSLTSKRDNRLADLLLTNLTASETTEDKLLPSSTLVNSKDYQVRRRSGSGSQYKEIQWLGESFALRHFFGDIEPLIPDISKELSLSHPNIMHVICSFADEEKKECFLVMELMNRDLSSYIKEICGARKRIPFSLPVAVDLMLQIARGMEYLHSKKIYHGELNLASILVKARNGNSDGYLHAKVSGFGLSASISLNQKKTSTNQNVQPPVIWYAPEVLSEQGFFGDGGTFKYTEKCDVYSFGMICFEIVTGKVPFEDAHLQGDKMSRNIRAGERPLFPFHSPKYITNLTKKCWHADPSQRPSFSSICRILRYIKRFLSMTPELSQTDLPMPPVDFVDIEAGIVKSFPYMGYSNFLSVSQIPFQMFVYRVTERERICATHRDNSESGSEETSAYGDENITVEDPFTSPTERRSLPSPEIMIRKLSLSKKTLEVKTNKQPGTPRGRSVRPPPITPRGRSISLRLNSESQLMTMSPRTRRTSGHVSDSELS